A DNA window from Aureibaculum sp. 2308TA14-22 contains the following coding sequences:
- a CDS encoding zinc-dependent alcohol dehydrogenase, with protein MIKGFCLHAKEKIKPTADLVTTNTSIVEMDPPILKEGEIRAKTLFTGICGSDNSAALGKSNFDWVERPRVIGHEFSAEIIELGPGNHGDIKVGDIFAPLAMLGCQEADCPACSVSKWNLCPSKEIIGFHKNGGFGQEVVLESDRVVILSEGLSSKQGALVEPLSVVVNALNSAANIKPGDDVIVTGCGIIGLMSAELARASGARVAITGIAHDRNQRLKKAREQDFITIEVSPDNTLTSQLKNGINDKNGIRFGTTSGQVDLVIECSGVPPVLSEAFGIVKPEGDICVIATYPEEVSINATHLTRTSLSMRGSMGSCREHYVIAMKLMLTGIFPAEAYINHYDFSDITKAFEDSIKTNNIKAVVKMN; from the coding sequence ATGATTAAAGGATTCTGCCTTCATGCCAAGGAAAAAATAAAACCAACGGCCGATTTGGTAACGACGAATACTTCCATAGTAGAAATGGACCCACCCATTCTTAAGGAGGGAGAAATCAGAGCCAAAACGCTGTTTACGGGTATTTGTGGCTCAGATAATAGTGCTGCACTCGGTAAGTCCAATTTTGATTGGGTGGAACGACCGCGAGTTATTGGACATGAATTTAGTGCTGAGATTATTGAACTAGGACCTGGTAATCATGGAGATATTAAAGTTGGAGACATCTTTGCACCATTGGCCATGTTAGGCTGTCAAGAAGCGGACTGCCCAGCCTGTAGTGTCTCTAAGTGGAACTTATGTCCTTCTAAGGAAATCATTGGGTTTCATAAAAACGGAGGTTTCGGACAAGAAGTTGTTTTAGAATCTGATAGAGTAGTTATTTTAAGTGAAGGTTTAAGTTCTAAACAAGGAGCATTAGTAGAACCTTTATCCGTTGTTGTGAATGCTTTAAATAGTGCAGCGAACATTAAACCGGGAGATGATGTAATTGTTACGGGTTGCGGTATTATTGGATTAATGTCCGCTGAATTGGCAAGAGCATCTGGTGCTAGGGTTGCTATTACAGGCATAGCCCATGATCGAAATCAGCGATTAAAAAAGGCAAGAGAGCAAGATTTTATTACTATAGAAGTGTCACCAGATAATACACTAACTTCACAATTAAAAAATGGAATAAATGATAAAAATGGAATACGTTTTGGAACAACTTCGGGTCAAGTTGATTTGGTGATTGAATGCTCTGGAGTGCCACCTGTACTTTCGGAAGCGTTTGGCATAGTAAAACCCGAAGGAGATATTTGTGTTATCGCTACCTATCCAGAAGAAGTATCAATTAATGCAACCCATTTAACACGAACCTCTTTAAGTATGAGAGGTTCTATGGGGTCTTGTCGTGAACATTATGTGATAGCCATGAAACTAATGTTGACAGGAATCTTTCCCGCGGAAGCTTATATCAATCATTATGATTTTTCTGATATTACAAAAGCTTTTGAAGATTCAATCAAAACAAACAATATCAAAGCGGTGGTAAAAATGAATTAA
- a CDS encoding ThuA domain-containing protein encodes MKKLFYCFVCLLIIACGTKRDKEKDTSEKIDTPATKEWLTFDGKDSAAKHIVFVSGDEEYRSEEALPMLAKIMSKNHGFKCTVLFAQDPNSPGIVNANYGKNIPGLEALALADLMVIFTRFRALPDGQMKHIDDYLKSGKPVVGMRTSTHAFKFNQDSISNYSHYGNYYSGDKTEWKDGFGRFILGEKWINHHGKHKHQSTKGIIADGAEDHVITNGINDGDVWGSTDVYGVRLPMLTDVNPIILGQVINRKGEFDEGDIFFGMKPTDDEIATANDKGLKLNDPMMPVAWTKTYQLADGKKGKVFTSTLGASTDLLIEGTRRLFVNGMFWAMSLDVPGKADVTIVGDYKPTKYEFRKNEYWTEKQLKVADLE; translated from the coding sequence ATGAAAAAATTGTTTTACTGTTTTGTTTGTTTGCTTATTATTGCTTGTGGTACAAAACGAGATAAAGAAAAGGATACTTCTGAAAAGATTGATACTCCTGCTACTAAGGAATGGCTAACATTTGATGGTAAAGATAGTGCTGCCAAACACATAGTTTTTGTTTCAGGTGATGAAGAGTACAGGTCAGAAGAAGCACTGCCTATGCTAGCTAAAATTATGTCTAAAAATCACGGATTCAAATGCACTGTTTTATTTGCTCAGGATCCGAATAGTCCTGGTATTGTCAATGCAAATTATGGTAAGAACATTCCTGGTTTAGAAGCCTTAGCTTTGGCAGATCTAATGGTAATTTTCACTCGATTTAGAGCATTACCTGATGGTCAAATGAAACATATAGACGATTATTTGAAATCTGGAAAACCAGTAGTTGGTATGCGAACATCAACCCATGCTTTTAAATTTAACCAAGATTCTATTTCTAATTATTCACATTACGGAAATTACTATAGTGGAGATAAAACAGAATGGAAAGACGGTTTTGGACGATTTATTTTAGGAGAAAAATGGATAAACCATCATGGAAAACACAAACATCAGAGTACAAAGGGAATTATTGCTGATGGTGCAGAAGACCATGTAATCACAAACGGTATTAATGATGGTGATGTTTGGGGCTCAACAGATGTTTACGGGGTTAGATTGCCCATGCTAACTGATGTAAATCCAATTATTTTAGGACAAGTAATTAATCGCAAAGGAGAATTTGATGAAGGTGATATTTTCTTTGGAATGAAACCTACTGATGACGAAATTGCTACTGCAAATGACAAAGGACTAAAATTAAATGACCCAATGATGCCTGTGGCATGGACAAAAACGTACCAATTAGCTGATGGTAAAAAAGGTAAAGTGTTTACTTCCACCTTAGGTGCATCAACAGATCTTTTAATAGAAGGAACCCGAAGGTTGTTCGTAAATGGAATGTTTTGGGCTATGAGTTTAGATGTCCCTGGAAAGGCTGATGTAACAATAGTTGGTGATTATAAGCCAACTAAATATGAATTTCGAAAAAATGAATACTGGACAGAGAAGCAATTAAAGGTTGCTGATCTGGAGTAG
- a CDS encoding xylulokinase, with the protein MYYLGLDIGSSSIKAALVEIETGKSLGVVQEPETEMDILAVENGWAEQDPDIWWKHVCNAIKELKKNYNISETQIKGIGISYQMHGLVLVDANGELLRKSIIWCDSRAVEIGNTAFTEIGEVKCTSHLLNSPANFTASKLKWVKDNEPELYNKVDKFMLPGDYIAYRFSNKINTTISGLSEGVFWDFRNDKVADFLLDTYGIEKDKIPTIVNTFGLQSILDEKGAKESGLAAGTPIYYRAGDQPNNALSLNVFNPGEVAATGGTSGVVYAVTNSLSVKESSRVNNFAHVNYTKGTDPKIGKLLCINGAGIQYRWLLNNLDVNSYEEMNKIASEVTVGSDGVFILPFGNGAERMLNNKNLGTRLLNVNLNNHDKGHLCRAALEGIAFSFVYGMEILKSDGIEISVMRVGNDNLFRSEIFANTVATLIDQDIEIYNTTGAIGAARAAGLHKGDYHKFGRIIIDNDHVKTIMPFEDKEAYQIAYNNWKKELELILNK; encoded by the coding sequence TTGTATTATTTAGGATTAGATATTGGCAGTTCATCCATAAAGGCTGCATTGGTAGAAATAGAAACAGGTAAAAGTCTGGGTGTTGTTCAAGAACCAGAGACCGAAATGGATATTTTGGCCGTAGAAAATGGTTGGGCAGAGCAAGACCCTGATATTTGGTGGAAGCATGTCTGCAATGCTATAAAAGAACTTAAAAAGAACTATAATATTTCCGAAACTCAAATAAAGGGGATAGGTATTTCCTATCAAATGCACGGACTCGTTTTAGTTGATGCTAATGGTGAGCTACTAAGAAAATCAATCATTTGGTGCGATAGTAGAGCTGTTGAAATAGGTAATACAGCTTTTACGGAAATTGGGGAAGTAAAATGCACTTCTCATTTATTAAATTCACCAGCTAATTTTACAGCTTCAAAACTTAAATGGGTAAAAGACAACGAACCTGAACTTTACAACAAAGTTGATAAATTTATGTTGCCTGGAGATTACATTGCCTATAGATTTTCGAACAAAATAAACACAACGATTTCAGGTTTATCTGAAGGAGTTTTTTGGGACTTTAGAAATGATAAAGTGGCCGATTTTTTATTGGATACCTACGGTATTGAGAAAGATAAAATACCAACCATAGTTAATACTTTCGGATTACAATCTATTCTTGATGAAAAAGGAGCAAAAGAAAGCGGTTTGGCAGCAGGGACTCCAATCTATTATAGAGCTGGAGATCAACCGAATAATGCTTTATCATTGAATGTTTTTAATCCTGGAGAAGTTGCTGCTACAGGAGGTACTTCTGGAGTAGTATACGCCGTTACAAATAGTTTATCAGTAAAGGAAAGTTCAAGAGTAAACAATTTTGCTCACGTAAATTATACTAAGGGAACAGATCCGAAGATTGGTAAATTACTATGTATCAACGGAGCAGGGATTCAATACAGATGGTTACTAAATAATTTAGATGTAAATTCTTATGAGGAAATGAATAAAATAGCTTCAGAAGTTACTGTTGGTTCAGATGGTGTTTTTATCTTGCCTTTTGGTAATGGAGCAGAAAGAATGCTGAATAATAAAAACCTGGGGACAAGGTTGTTAAACGTAAATTTAAACAACCACGATAAAGGGCATCTTTGTAGAGCGGCTCTTGAAGGTATTGCTTTTTCATTTGTTTATGGTATGGAAATACTAAAATCAGATGGGATAGAAATAAGCGTAATGCGAGTTGGTAATGACAACTTATTCCGCTCTGAAATTTTTGCAAATACCGTAGCAACATTAATTGACCAAGATATTGAAATATATAATACTACTGGTGCAATTGGTGCTGCTAGAGCAGCAGGATTACATAAAGGTGATTATCATAAATTTGGAAGAATTATTATAGATAATGACCATGTAAAAACCATTATGCCTTTTGAAGACAAAGAAGCATATCAAATAGCTTACAACAATTGGAAAAAAGAACTGGAATTAATTTTGAATAAATAA
- a CDS encoding sugar phosphate isomerase/epimerase family protein has product MKIGMNMLLWTNHVTEEHYTIVDNLKETGYDGIELFLGEGDINHYTKLGSHFSSIDMGVTAVASLAPDENIASPDAKIRAAGLDKLKWSIDVAQVANVEVVCGPFHSSFAYFTRQPPTTAERQWSIEMLRKAAEYAQQANIVLAPEALNRFECYLYNTMADLSIMVQEVGHPNLGAMYDTHHSNIEEKSQASALKEIAPYLKHVHISENDRGTPGGGQVNWSEVFSTLNQINYDGWLTIEAFSTIIPEFANAINVWRDYSPSEEIYKNGLAFIKEGLKNNL; this is encoded by the coding sequence ATGAAAATAGGCATGAATATGCTACTTTGGACTAATCATGTCACAGAGGAGCATTATACGATAGTTGATAATTTAAAAGAAACTGGATACGACGGTATTGAATTGTTTTTAGGTGAAGGCGATATTAACCATTATACTAAGCTTGGATCTCATTTTTCTTCAATAGATATGGGAGTTACTGCTGTGGCTTCTTTAGCACCTGATGAAAATATAGCTAGTCCAGATGCTAAAATCAGAGCAGCAGGTTTGGATAAATTAAAATGGTCAATAGACGTGGCTCAAGTTGCAAATGTAGAGGTTGTATGCGGTCCGTTTCATTCTAGTTTTGCCTATTTTACGCGACAACCACCTACTACAGCTGAAAGACAATGGAGTATTGAAATGCTCAGAAAAGCGGCAGAATATGCCCAACAAGCCAATATAGTACTTGCCCCTGAAGCTTTAAATCGATTTGAATGTTATTTGTATAATACAATGGCCGATTTGAGTATAATGGTTCAAGAGGTGGGTCATCCAAACCTTGGTGCTATGTATGATACGCACCATTCAAACATTGAAGAAAAAAGTCAGGCAAGTGCATTAAAAGAAATTGCACCGTATCTAAAGCATGTTCATATAAGTGAAAATGACCGAGGGACACCAGGTGGTGGACAAGTTAATTGGAGTGAGGTTTTCTCTACTTTAAACCAAATTAATTATGACGGATGGTTAACCATTGAAGCCTTTAGTACAATTATTCCTGAGTTTGCCAATGCCATTAATGTTTGGAGAGATTATTCTCCATCCGAAGAAATTTATAAAAATGGACTAGCTTTCATAAAGGAAGGATTAAAAAATAATCTCTAA
- a CDS encoding Gfo/Idh/MocA family protein, with translation MSTKKELRIGLVGYGFMGRTHSNAYKRVGDFFPDLKFRPVLKVVCARNEERVRAFADQWGYESIETDWRKLVARDDIDAIDICTPNNMHAEIAIAAAEAGKMVLCEKPLARTVAEAQPMVDAIEKAGVPNTVYFNYRRLPSVTLAKQLIDAGKLGKIFHYRANFLQDWTISPELPQGGEGLWRLDNAAAGSGVTGDLLAHCIDTAMWLNGGIKDVSAMTETFIKERVHTITGEKQKVDIDDACLFHCHFDNGSLGLFESTRYARGHKALYTFEINGEHASIKWNLHDLTRLEYFDHRDESMERGWRSIHVTDGDHPYMDKWWVPGLSIGYEHSFVHQIADFLQSLEEGKPCSPTFKEAQETQKVCEAVLESAKSKQWKDTGVDWNF, from the coding sequence ATGTCAACTAAAAAAGAACTAAGAATAGGATTGGTAGGTTATGGTTTTATGGGGAGAACTCATTCTAATGCCTATAAAAGAGTTGGGGATTTTTTCCCAGATTTAAAATTTCGTCCTGTATTAAAAGTCGTTTGTGCAAGAAATGAAGAAAGAGTTCGTGCTTTTGCAGACCAATGGGGCTATGAATCAATTGAAACAGACTGGCGGAAATTGGTTGCAAGAGATGATATTGATGCTATTGATATTTGTACACCAAATAATATGCATGCTGAGATAGCCATTGCGGCTGCAGAAGCGGGTAAAATGGTTCTCTGTGAAAAGCCTTTGGCAAGAACTGTTGCCGAAGCTCAACCAATGGTAGATGCCATTGAAAAAGCCGGAGTGCCTAATACCGTATATTTTAATTATCGAAGACTTCCGTCCGTAACACTTGCAAAACAGTTAATTGATGCTGGTAAGTTGGGTAAAATATTTCACTATAGAGCTAATTTTTTACAAGACTGGACTATAAGTCCTGAATTACCTCAAGGTGGTGAAGGCTTATGGCGTTTAGATAATGCAGCTGCAGGTTCTGGTGTTACTGGAGATCTATTGGCTCATTGTATTGATACAGCTATGTGGTTAAACGGAGGCATAAAAGATGTATCTGCCATGACCGAAACGTTTATCAAAGAAAGAGTACATACGATTACTGGAGAAAAGCAAAAAGTAGACATTGATGATGCCTGCCTATTTCATTGTCACTTTGATAATGGTTCTTTGGGATTGTTTGAATCAACGCGATATGCACGTGGACATAAGGCCCTTTATACTTTTGAAATTAACGGAGAACATGCATCCATTAAATGGAATTTACATGATCTAACAAGATTAGAGTATTTTGACCATCGCGACGAATCTATGGAAAGAGGTTGGCGTTCCATACATGTAACAGATGGAGACCATCCCTATATGGACAAATGGTGGGTTCCAGGATTATCCATTGGTTACGAACATAGTTTTGTACATCAAATCGCAGATTTTTTGCAAAGTTTGGAAGAAGGTAAGCCCTGTTCTCCAACCTTCAAAGAAGCTCAAGAAACTCAAAAGGTATGTGAAGCGGTTTTGGAATCTGCTAAATCTAAACAGTGGAAAGATACTGGTGTAGATTGGAATTTTTAA
- a CDS encoding MFS transporter: protein MSTTNLESQINTNRLFYASCFALITTAFSFSFRAGILPQLQEAFGLSAGQLGTINSMWFYGFPLAMIVGGLIYHTVGPKKIMQFAFIAHTLGILLTIFAGGYMGLIIATFLIGLGNGCTEAACNPMIADSATGKKMNTLMNRFHMWFPGGIVLASLLSYGMTELELGWQAQMAIILIPTIIYAYLFFGQKFPKPRLQEAKTLAGNLKGMATPIFIFIAVCMAMTAISEFVPNQWVRLVLEGSGAAPMIIMALTFGVMAIGRYFGGDIVHKFDQTGVLLGSAIVTAIGIFLLSSTTGNMTYVAAIVFGLGICYFWPNMIGFVAEKIPRSGALGMSVIGAIGMFMTANMQPIFGGWIDNARERATALGLTGNELELAAGQETLKTMILFPGVLIVLFTILYFWVKNRNKPEEVTA from the coding sequence ATGTCAACTACAAATCTGGAATCCCAAATTAATACAAATCGACTTTTTTATGCGAGTTGTTTTGCACTTATTACTACCGCCTTTTCTTTTAGCTTTAGAGCAGGTATTTTGCCCCAACTACAAGAAGCATTCGGCTTATCAGCAGGACAATTAGGAACTATTAATTCTATGTGGTTTTATGGTTTTCCATTGGCTATGATTGTGGGCGGTTTAATTTACCATACGGTAGGACCAAAAAAAATTATGCAATTTGCTTTCATAGCACATACGCTTGGTATTCTGTTAACTATTTTTGCAGGAGGCTATATGGGGCTAATCATTGCGACATTTCTTATCGGTTTAGGTAATGGTTGTACCGAAGCTGCATGTAATCCCATGATTGCAGATAGTGCTACTGGAAAAAAAATGAACACCCTTATGAATAGATTCCATATGTGGTTTCCAGGTGGAATAGTTTTAGCAAGTTTACTCAGTTATGGAATGACAGAATTGGAATTAGGTTGGCAGGCACAAATGGCGATTATTTTAATCCCAACAATTATTTATGCCTATTTGTTTTTTGGTCAAAAATTCCCTAAACCAAGATTACAGGAAGCGAAAACATTAGCTGGGAATTTAAAAGGCATGGCAACGCCAATTTTTATATTTATAGCGGTTTGTATGGCTATGACAGCAATATCTGAATTTGTACCTAATCAATGGGTTAGATTAGTATTAGAGGGTAGTGGAGCAGCACCAATGATTATAATGGCTCTTACTTTTGGAGTTATGGCAATTGGGCGTTATTTTGGGGGAGATATTGTACACAAGTTCGATCAGACTGGTGTTCTATTAGGTTCTGCTATTGTTACTGCTATTGGTATCTTTTTATTGAGTTCGACTACTGGTAATATGACTTATGTAGCAGCAATAGTGTTTGGTTTGGGTATTTGTTATTTTTGGCCAAACATGATTGGTTTTGTTGCTGAAAAAATACCAAGGAGTGGTGCTTTAGGAATGTCCGTTATTGGTGCAATTGGTATGTTTATGACCGCTAATATGCAACCCATATTTGGAGGATGGATTGATAATGCTAGGGAAAGAGCCACAGCTTTAGGATTGACAGGTAATGAGCTTGAACTAGCCGCAGGGCAAGAAACATTAAAAACAATGATTCTCTTTCCTGGTGTATTGATTGTTCTATTTACTATACTTTACTTTTGGGTTAAAAATAGAAACAAACCAGAAGAAGTCACGGCTTAG
- a CDS encoding NAD-dependent epimerase/dehydratase family protein encodes MHTIFITGGTGCIGAVTIYKLLQSKEVDKIVVTSRSNNSETLKLWLGDTLDSKLEFINLDIADYDAIPSILAKVNPTHIIHLGAYQSPDCSKYHIQGMEINTGGTMALFDTAEKLPNLKRFVFASSAAVYGMRAMYPEPGITEDAQLSPPNHYGIWKLAGEHLARLFYDTTKVPTVCLRINTTYGLGRDKGKTSAPTNALKAIALGAFTEKRIPFEMPYNGRENYHFVEDVGAHFATCTLSPYNGFGAFNIKGETIAINDFLNIVKEQARVLSMDEFVELTIAENAEPNLFVSDLSHDKINTTFKNLPLTSISEGVKKSLLAFMNLAEKGKLNYSKP; translated from the coding sequence ATGCATACAATCTTTATAACAGGCGGTACCGGATGTATTGGTGCAGTTACAATTTACAAATTATTACAATCTAAAGAAGTAGATAAAATTGTTGTTACTTCAAGATCGAACAATTCAGAAACATTGAAACTGTGGTTGGGAGATACTTTAGATTCAAAGTTAGAATTTATAAACTTAGATATTGCAGACTATGATGCTATTCCGTCTATTCTAGCAAAGGTAAATCCAACCCACATTATCCATTTAGGGGCTTATCAAAGTCCAGATTGTTCTAAATACCATATCCAAGGTATGGAAATTAATACAGGTGGTACAATGGCACTTTTTGATACGGCCGAAAAGCTACCTAATCTTAAACGTTTTGTCTTTGCTAGTTCTGCAGCTGTTTACGGAATGCGTGCTATGTATCCTGAGCCTGGTATAACCGAAGACGCTCAACTTTCACCACCTAATCATTATGGAATCTGGAAATTGGCTGGTGAACATCTGGCTAGGTTGTTTTATGATACAACGAAGGTTCCTACAGTTTGTTTGCGAATAAATACAACTTACGGTCTAGGTAGAGATAAAGGAAAAACATCTGCACCTACCAATGCACTAAAGGCAATTGCTCTAGGTGCTTTTACAGAAAAGAGAATTCCTTTTGAAATGCCATATAACGGACGGGAAAATTATCACTTTGTTGAAGATGTAGGTGCACACTTTGCTACCTGTACCTTATCTCCATATAATGGTTTTGGTGCATTTAACATAAAAGGGGAAACCATAGCTATCAACGATTTTTTAAATATAGTAAAAGAGCAAGCAAGGGTTTTAAGCATGGACGAATTTGTAGAATTGACCATAGCAGAAAATGCAGAACCTAATTTATTCGTATCCGACTTGAGTCACGATAAAATTAATACTACATTTAAAAACTTACCTTTAACTAGTATTTCAGAAGGGGTTAAAAAATCATTACTAGCATTTATGAATTTAGCGGAAAAAGGAAAATTGAACTATTCAAAACCATAA
- the xylA gene encoding xylose isomerase → MVLIGNKEYYEGIGEIKFEGKESDNPLAFKYYNPEQIVAGKTMREHFKFAIAYWHTFCGQGSDPFGPGTQSFEWDKSPDPIQAAKDKADAAFEFITKMGFDYFCFHDYDLVQEASTFVESEKRLEQITDYIKTKQRESGVKLLWGTANCFSNPRYMNGAATNPEFNVLARAGGQIKLALDATIKLDGENYVFWGGREGYMSLLNTDMGRELDHMGQFLTIARDYARSNGFKGNFFIEPKPMEPMKHQYDFDTATAIGFLKEYGLDNDFKINIEVNHATLAQHTFQHEIEVAAKAGMLGSMDANRGDYQNGWDTDQFPNNIQETTEAMLVFLKAGGLQGGGINFDAKIRRNSTDLEDVFHAHIGGADTFARALLIADKIISSSPYEKMRKERYSSFDTGKGKDFEQGKLNLQDLYKIAQENGELTLKSGKQELFENIINQYI, encoded by the coding sequence ATGGTATTAATCGGTAATAAAGAATACTACGAAGGTATTGGTGAGATAAAGTTTGAAGGTAAGGAATCCGATAATCCTTTGGCTTTTAAATATTATAATCCTGAACAGATTGTAGCTGGCAAAACCATGCGTGAGCATTTTAAATTTGCGATAGCCTACTGGCATACATTCTGCGGTCAGGGCTCGGATCCTTTTGGACCAGGGACTCAAAGTTTTGAATGGGATAAATCACCTGACCCCATACAGGCTGCCAAAGATAAAGCTGACGCCGCATTTGAATTTATTACAAAAATGGGATTTGATTATTTCTGTTTTCATGATTATGATTTGGTTCAAGAGGCATCTACTTTTGTTGAATCTGAAAAACGTTTGGAGCAGATTACCGATTATATAAAAACCAAACAGAGAGAATCTGGTGTTAAGCTACTTTGGGGTACTGCAAATTGTTTTTCAAACCCAAGATATATGAACGGTGCGGCTACTAATCCCGAATTTAACGTATTGGCAAGGGCAGGAGGTCAGATAAAATTGGCATTAGATGCCACTATCAAATTGGATGGTGAAAATTATGTTTTTTGGGGAGGTAGAGAAGGGTATATGTCTTTGTTAAATACAGATATGGGGCGTGAATTAGATCATATGGGTCAATTTTTAACCATAGCGAGAGATTATGCTAGAAGCAATGGTTTTAAGGGAAACTTCTTTATAGAACCAAAACCCATGGAACCTATGAAACATCAGTACGATTTTGATACTGCAACGGCAATTGGGTTTTTAAAAGAATATGGACTGGACAACGATTTTAAAATTAATATAGAAGTAAACCATGCTACGTTGGCTCAACATACGTTTCAGCATGAAATAGAAGTGGCCGCAAAAGCAGGAATGTTAGGTAGCATGGATGCCAATAGAGGTGATTACCAAAATGGATGGGATACGGATCAGTTTCCCAATAATATTCAAGAAACCACAGAAGCCATGTTAGTGTTTTTAAAAGCAGGAGGCCTGCAAGGTGGTGGAATCAATTTTGATGCAAAAATTAGAAGAAATTCAACGGATTTAGAAGATGTGTTCCACGCTCATATTGGTGGAGCGGATACGTTTGCTAGGGCTTTGCTAATAGCCGATAAGATTATCTCTTCTTCACCTTATGAAAAAATGAGAAAAGAAAGGTATAGTTCTTTTGATACGGGCAAAGGAAAAGACTTTGAACAAGGTAAATTAAATCTTCAAGACTTGTACAAAATTGCCCAAGAGAATGGTGAACTAACTTTAAAAAGTGGTAAACAAGAACTGTTTGAAAATATAATTAATCAATACATTTAA
- a CDS encoding sugar phosphate isomerase/epimerase family protein gives MQENNFPKLHNASWPGVVGKGPDSEPPISIDTMIDLTANAEVDGVKFDGFDLFLADPHLDIDSSDDGIKKMADMARSKNLEIGSLVAPIWAGTGGGSAMGSKEERNMFVTQVKKASKIGKKLRDLGIRPHGIIRIDSSVDPETWAKNPVENTKLIAHTFREACDVAADYGESLAAEGEICWGGMHGWKTMVNTLEAVDRPNIGFQADMAHTLLYLLGYNKPDERILPENFDWNDRATLTEGLKTVTKALRPWTIDFHVAQNDGTVFGAGSHDKTGRHCQANDPNGKLDIPVDAGHWLRDENGILTKKFKHICWDGCMFPNDVMMQPQTWNDVLGAMIKVRQQHGWYEA, from the coding sequence ATGCAAGAAAATAATTTTCCCAAGCTACACAACGCCTCATGGCCAGGTGTAGTAGGTAAAGGGCCAGATTCTGAACCGCCTATTTCCATCGACACAATGATTGATTTAACCGCCAACGCAGAAGTTGATGGTGTAAAATTTGACGGTTTTGATCTTTTTTTAGCAGATCCTCATTTAGATATCGACTCCTCAGATGATGGAATAAAAAAAATGGCTGACATGGCAAGGTCAAAAAATCTAGAAATAGGAAGTTTAGTAGCACCTATTTGGGCCGGAACTGGTGGTGGGTCAGCTATGGGCTCTAAAGAAGAACGTAATATGTTCGTTACACAAGTAAAAAAAGCAAGTAAAATTGGAAAAAAATTAAGGGATTTAGGTATTCGCCCTCACGGAATTATTAGAATAGATTCTTCGGTTGACCCAGAAACTTGGGCAAAAAATCCTGTTGAAAACACCAAACTTATTGCCCATACTTTTAGAGAGGCTTGTGATGTTGCAGCAGACTATGGAGAATCATTAGCTGCTGAAGGAGAAATTTGTTGGGGTGGCATGCATGGATGGAAAACAATGGTAAATACTTTAGAAGCTGTGGATAGGCCAAATATTGGATTTCAAGCAGATATGGCTCACACCCTACTTTATTTACTTGGATATAATAAACCTGATGAAAGAATATTACCAGAAAATTTTGATTGGAATGATAGAGCAACCTTAACAGAAGGCTTAAAAACAGTTACAAAGGCACTACGCCCTTGGACTATAGATTTTCATGTTGCTCAGAATGATGGTACCGTCTTTGGTGCGGGTTCTCATGATAAAACAGGAAGGCATTGCCAAGCAAACGACCCTAATGGTAAATTGGATATTCCAGTTGATGCTGGACACTGGCTCAGAGACGAAAATGGAATTTTAACAAAGAAGTTTAAGCATATTTGTTGGGATGGTTGTATGTTTCCTAATGATGTAATGATGCAACCTCAAACGTGGAATGATGTACTTGGAGCTATGATCAAAGTACGCCAACAGCATGGTTGGTACGAAGCTTAA